Proteins found in one Methanooceanicella nereidis genomic segment:
- a CDS encoding flavodoxin family protein encodes MKTLIVYYSRTGKTRMVAHKLSSMLGCDIEEITDKEDRSGPIGFLRSGRQARDKELIDINDLSKDPASYDMIIIGTPVWAWTMASPVRSFIHKYRDRFNKVAIFCTCGSVGADSAMSEIEVLSGKKALSFLGLKNAELKEDLCGQKLKGFVEEIKNK; translated from the coding sequence GTGAAAACCCTGATCGTTTACTACTCAAGGACCGGAAAAACAAGAATGGTAGCACATAAGCTATCTTCAATGCTCGGATGTGATATCGAAGAGATCACCGACAAAGAAGACCGGTCGGGTCCGATTGGATTCTTAAGATCGGGACGCCAGGCCAGGGATAAAGAATTGATCGATATAAACGATCTAAGTAAGGATCCTGCTTCATACGATATGATAATTATCGGCACTCCGGTGTGGGCATGGACAATGGCATCACCTGTAAGGTCTTTTATCCATAAGTACAGGGATAGGTTTAATAAGGTCGCGATTTTTTGCACGTGTGGCTCTGTGGGAGCCGATTCGGCTATGTCTGAAATTGAAGTGCTCAGCGGTAAAAAAGCCTTATCATTTCTGGGATTAAAAAACGCAGAACTCAAAGAAGATCTTTGTGGACAAAAATTAAAAGGTTTCGTAGAAGAAATAAAAAACAAATAA
- a CDS encoding UbiA family prenyltransferase yields MPENMSTQKKKYKFLKTLKNEIIYGGHLSSLVAPAFILSVSILMNRPVDLTILAIAYLMPLIVYSYDYYGEIDKDRTTNPERVDYIDKKIKIFPYLICFYIVLLVSLLFVYGNYGLMICVFILTLSGIVYGRFFKDLTKKIIGFKNIYTALIWASTGTFLLLFSNSVEFSVAFVQIFNFIYFKVIINVIFYDLKDLESDKEHGLKTLPVMLGNDGTLKFLHALNLFAFLPLAIGVYIEMIPVYALSLIVLYFYDLYYLVRANSANSKKIRTVSCILADAEFILWPILLVIGRVVCSSAGII; encoded by the coding sequence ATGCCGGAAAATATGTCGACCCAAAAAAAGAAATATAAGTTCCTGAAAACGCTGAAGAACGAGATAATATATGGAGGGCATCTTAGCTCACTGGTTGCGCCTGCATTCATATTATCGGTATCGATCTTAATGAACAGGCCGGTGGATCTTACGATACTGGCTATAGCATACCTGATGCCCCTTATTGTTTATAGCTATGATTATTACGGGGAAATCGATAAAGATCGGACAACAAACCCTGAGCGAGTCGATTATATCGATAAAAAGATCAAAATATTCCCATACCTTATCTGCTTTTATATAGTGCTTCTTGTATCGCTGCTATTTGTTTACGGGAATTATGGATTGATGATCTGCGTATTTATTTTGACTTTAAGCGGAATAGTATATGGCCGCTTTTTTAAGGACCTTACAAAGAAAATAATCGGATTTAAGAACATATACACAGCGCTAATATGGGCATCGACGGGAACTTTTCTGTTATTGTTCTCAAACTCGGTCGAGTTCAGCGTCGCTTTCGTCCAGATATTTAACTTCATTTACTTTAAAGTGATAATAAACGTGATATTCTATGACCTGAAAGACCTTGAAAGCGATAAGGAGCATGGATTGAAAACATTGCCCGTGATGCTCGGAAATGACGGTACTTTAAAATTTTTACACGCATTGAACTTATTCGCATTCCTGCCCCTGGCTATAGGCGTGTATATCGAGATGATCCCGGTATATGCTCTTTCGCTGATCGTGCTTTACTTTTACGACTTATACTATCTGGTCAGGGCAAACTCAGCCAACAGTAAAAAGATCAGGACAGTATCATGCATTTTAGCTGATGCGGAATTTATACTCTGGCCGATACTGTTAGTGATCGGAAGAGTCGTCTGCAGTTCGGCGGGAATAATATAA
- a CDS encoding winged helix-turn-helix domain-containing protein, which produces MAADKTDEIDAQPIENIDRLIHEPARLLIMSYLYVVESADFTFLMRQTGLTWGNLSSHMSKLEDAGYIKVIKEFVDKKPHTMLTLTDAGREAFRAYRKSIKQVLDELPD; this is translated from the coding sequence GTGGCCGCAGATAAAACCGATGAAATCGACGCGCAGCCAATAGAGAATATAGACAGGCTGATACATGAACCGGCGAGGCTTTTGATCATGTCATATCTTTATGTTGTGGAAAGTGCGGACTTCACATTCCTCATGCGACAGACAGGTTTGACATGGGGAAACCTTTCCTCGCATATGAGCAAACTGGAGGATGCCGGATATATAAAAGTGATAAAAGAGTTCGTGGATAAAAAACCTCACACGATGCTAACTCTCACAGATGCAGGAAGGGAAGCTTTTCGTGCGTACAGAAAAAGTATAAAGCAGGTACTCGACGAGCTTCCGGATTGA